The Megasphaera stantonii genome includes a window with the following:
- a CDS encoding LutC/YkgG family protein, which yields MEKAELYETFQKGLTSVAGECYLAKKADVAATLVKIFQEKDVKDVALVETPLLKEAGAADALKAAGIKTDTDHFRKNAPYDKGGVTEADYGVANLGSLVQMKDDIDDRIVEIVADVYVGIIKLSKIVDDFDSMIDIMAETKPFPKFAGIITGPSRTADIECVSTVGVHGPRQYAVIVVEDE from the coding sequence ATGGAAAAAGCAGAATTGTACGAAACGTTCCAAAAAGGATTAACCAGCGTCGCTGGGGAATGCTATTTGGCTAAAAAAGCCGACGTAGCAGCAACTCTTGTCAAGATTTTCCAGGAAAAGGATGTAAAGGATGTCGCTCTGGTCGAAACGCCGCTCCTGAAAGAAGCCGGCGCAGCCGACGCCTTGAAGGCGGCAGGCATTAAGACCGACACGGATCACTTCCGCAAAAACGCTCCCTATGACAAAGGCGGCGTAACGGAAGCCGATTACGGCGTCGCCAACCTGGGCTCCCTCGTCCAAATGAAGGATGATATTGACGACCGTATCGTAGAAATCGTAGCGGACGTATATGTCGGCATTATCAAGTTGTCGAAGATCGTCGACGATTTCGATTCCATGATCGACATTATGGCCGAAACGAAGCCATTCCCGAAATTTGCCGGCATCATTACGGGCCCGAGCCGTACGGCCGACATCGAATGCGTCAGCACGGTCGGCGTCCACGGACCGCGCCAGTATGCCGTCATTGTTGTGGAAGATGAGTAA
- the ldhH gene encoding L-lactate dehydrogenase (quinone) large subunit LdhH — protein MSTEMDLLKQEIERAMDNAPLQKALKNFTTAYPGNRERVYKGYDFEALREKVHEVKSYARDHIDELLDEFEKNATANGAVVFRAHSPQEAFDYALKVAKEQNVKLVVKSKSMASEEIHFNPGFEAAGIHAQETDLGEFINAIAGDTPSHMVMPAIHYSKEDVADLFTSYTKEKEVPDISKEVKTARRVMREKFLTAEMGVSGANAAVAETGTVITMSNEGNGRMVGTLPASHMYIFGIEKFVAKMSDIRYIFKVLPRNGTAQNLTTYLSFYTGATDVVTDPENDTKQKKSFHIIILDTPERRKIMNDPDYKDIFCCIRCAACLNVCPAFRLVGGHVYGGSIYTGGIGTLLTAFLNSRERGKEIQNICLQCGTCNTVCGGKLDIAGMILKLRTKYAQEDGLNPIHKFCLDTVADRHLFHSMLRIASVAQGAITKGQPMIRHMPMFLSGLTSGRSLPSIAPQPFRDVLPTIKQDVPNPKGKIAIFTGCLLDFVYVDIATAVVKALNMAGYVVEMPLGQSCCGAPATYMGDAENAKKEAALNIEAMEAEKYDYIVSACPTCTHALRDYKEMFKDDPEMYKKASELSDKSYDFSKLLHMLGGLPDNGDGVPMKVTYHDSCHMKRYMGVYKEQRELLEGTKGVEIVEMNNCDKCCGFGGSYSIKFPEMSAPMLEEKIDNIVATGADTVAVDCPGCLLQIKGGLDARGLNNIQVKHTAQILVEKREKQ, from the coding sequence ATGTCAACTGAAATGGATTTGTTGAAACAAGAAATCGAGCGCGCAATGGACAACGCGCCTTTGCAGAAAGCGCTGAAAAACTTTACGACTGCGTATCCCGGCAACCGCGAACGCGTTTACAAAGGATACGACTTTGAAGCCCTGCGGGAAAAGGTGCACGAAGTAAAATCCTACGCCCGCGACCACATCGACGAACTGCTCGACGAATTCGAAAAGAACGCTACGGCCAACGGCGCCGTCGTATTCCGCGCCCATTCGCCGCAGGAAGCCTTCGACTACGCGTTGAAGGTAGCAAAAGAACAGAACGTCAAACTCGTCGTCAAATCGAAATCCATGGCATCGGAAGAAATCCACTTCAACCCGGGCTTTGAAGCCGCAGGCATTCACGCGCAGGAAACGGACTTGGGCGAATTCATCAACGCCATCGCCGGCGACACGCCGTCCCACATGGTAATGCCCGCCATTCACTACTCCAAGGAAGACGTAGCCGACCTGTTTACGTCCTATACGAAAGAAAAAGAAGTTCCCGATATTTCCAAGGAAGTTAAAACGGCCCGCCGCGTCATGCGTGAAAAATTCCTGACCGCTGAAATGGGCGTATCCGGCGCCAACGCCGCCGTCGCTGAAACGGGCACGGTCATCACTATGAGCAACGAAGGCAACGGCCGTATGGTAGGTACTTTGCCGGCCAGCCACATGTACATCTTCGGCATTGAAAAATTCGTCGCCAAGATGAGTGATATCCGCTATATCTTCAAGGTCCTGCCCCGCAACGGCACGGCTCAGAACCTGACGACGTACCTGTCCTTCTACACGGGCGCGACGGATGTCGTAACGGATCCGGAAAACGATACGAAGCAGAAGAAGAGCTTCCATATCATCATCCTCGATACGCCGGAACGCCGCAAGATCATGAACGATCCCGATTACAAGGACATTTTCTGCTGCATCCGCTGCGCAGCCTGCCTCAACGTATGTCCGGCCTTCCGCCTCGTCGGCGGCCACGTATACGGCGGCAGCATCTACACCGGCGGTATCGGCACGCTGCTCACGGCCTTCCTCAACAGCCGCGAACGCGGTAAAGAAATTCAGAATATCTGTCTCCAGTGCGGCACGTGCAACACCGTCTGCGGCGGCAAGCTCGACATCGCCGGCATGATCCTGAAGCTGCGCACGAAGTACGCTCAGGAAGACGGCCTCAACCCGATTCATAAGTTCTGCCTCGACACGGTCGCCGACCGCCATCTGTTCCATTCCATGCTGCGCATCGCATCGGTCGCCCAGGGCGCGATTACCAAAGGCCAGCCGATGATTCGCCATATGCCGATGTTCCTGTCCGGCCTGACGTCGGGCCGCAGCCTGCCGAGCATCGCTCCGCAGCCGTTCCGCGACGTACTGCCGACGATCAAACAGGACGTTCCCAATCCGAAGGGCAAGATTGCCATCTTCACGGGCTGCCTCCTCGATTTCGTATACGTAGACATCGCGACGGCCGTCGTCAAAGCCCTCAACATGGCCGGCTACGTCGTAGAAATGCCTCTCGGCCAGTCCTGCTGCGGCGCTCCGGCGACGTACATGGGCGACGCTGAAAACGCTAAGAAAGAAGCGGCGCTCAACATCGAAGCTATGGAAGCGGAAAAATACGACTACATCGTATCGGCCTGCCCGACCTGCACGCACGCTCTGCGCGATTACAAGGAAATGTTCAAGGACGATCCGGAAATGTACAAGAAGGCTTCCGAACTGAGCGACAAGTCTTACGACTTCTCCAAGCTGCTCCACATGCTCGGCGGTCTCCCGGACAACGGCGATGGCGTTCCCATGAAGGTTACGTATCACGATTCGTGCCATATGAAACGCTACATGGGCGTATATAAAGAACAGCGCGAACTCCTGGAAGGCACGAAGGGCGTAGAAATCGTAGAAATGAACAACTGCGATAAATGCTGCGGCTTCGGCGGCTCCTACTCGATTAAATTCCCCGAAATGTCCGCTCCGATGCTCGAAGAAAAGATCGACAACATCGTGGCTACCGGCGCCGACACCGTGGCTGTCGACTGCCCGGGCTGCCTGCTCCAGATCAAAGGCGGTCTCGACGCGCGCGGCCTGAACAACATCCAGGTAAAACATACGGCCCAGATTCTCGTAGAAAAGAGAGAAAAACAGTAA
- a CDS encoding polyprenyl synthetase family protein codes for MPKYFANVSDEQIEKIKNYIQAFTAHTFAGTPTGAVLTDATASEGKMIRPRLLMMASEYGPKRGDAQETLYKLAAIVEMTHLASLIHDDVVDDAPFRRGKPSIQSRYGKNAAVYAGDFLMSRISYHLMKEGLNRAGMVLSKTVEEMCSGEIGQAMCRYKDTVTIDEYLRNIHGKTVALFMACCRIGAMESGCSEQHAGILESFGECLGYMFQLRDDLLDFTDDKALNGKTVHQDFREGIYTLPVLIALERPGGRAALTPYMERSAAGTLTAADIRTMERIVAEFGGMEEAWKYIRRYQRRAEELLAFLPPCDAAPLLRKLVSKLGAV; via the coding sequence ATGCCGAAGTATTTTGCCAACGTCAGTGATGAGCAAATAGAGAAGATAAAGAACTATATACAGGCCTTTACGGCCCATACCTTTGCCGGAACGCCGACCGGCGCGGTACTTACCGACGCGACGGCGTCAGAAGGAAAGATGATACGGCCCCGCCTGTTGATGATGGCCTCGGAGTACGGCCCCAAACGCGGCGACGCGCAGGAAACGCTGTATAAGCTGGCGGCTATCGTCGAAATGACGCATTTGGCTTCGCTGATTCACGATGATGTCGTCGACGACGCTCCTTTCCGACGGGGCAAGCCGTCCATCCAGAGCCGGTACGGAAAAAACGCCGCCGTCTACGCTGGAGATTTCCTCATGAGCCGCATCAGCTATCACCTCATGAAGGAGGGCTTGAACCGGGCCGGCATGGTCCTGTCGAAGACGGTAGAGGAAATGTGCAGCGGCGAAATCGGCCAGGCTATGTGCCGGTACAAGGATACGGTGACGATTGACGAGTACCTGCGCAACATCCACGGCAAGACCGTGGCCCTGTTCATGGCCTGCTGCCGCATCGGCGCAATGGAAAGCGGCTGCAGCGAACAGCACGCCGGCATACTGGAATCCTTCGGCGAATGCCTGGGATACATGTTCCAGCTGCGGGACGACCTCCTGGACTTTACGGACGACAAGGCGCTGAACGGCAAGACCGTTCATCAGGATTTCCGCGAAGGCATCTACACGCTGCCCGTCCTCATCGCCTTGGAACGGCCCGGCGGCCGGGCTGCATTGACGCCCTACATGGAGCGCAGCGCAGCCGGCACGCTGACGGCCGCAGATATTCGGACGATGGAACGCATTGTAGCGGAATTCGGCGGCATGGAGGAAGCGTGGAAGTATATCCGCCGCTACCAGCGCCGGGCAGAAGAACTGCTGGCGTTCCTGCCGCCGTGTGACGCGGCGCCTCTCCTGCGCAAGCTCGTCAGCAAGCTGGGGGCGGTGTAA
- a CDS encoding prenyltransferase, producing the protein MAGRQAMSVTAAVRLANPHSWVAAVYPAVFGELYCLLVGYDLSWLQAVLLLGACILMQSSVNTLNDYFDFVKGTDTTDDFVEVHDAVLVYEDIAPKQALYLGLAYLAAAALLVLPVIIGAGPAPWCIGLVGGLVVLAYSGGKTPLSYLPVGELVSGGVMGGLIPLGVAAAVHGIVDGLALILAIPFIIGIGLVMMTNNISDIEKDRQARRKTLPVVVGRPKAVRLYRAAVVCWIVSLLVIPVWYGGLSGLVVPALAALTGRKVFAFLLTSPLIPQERVRQMKCIAMANVLGNGAYLIGAALAVLAGRAV; encoded by the coding sequence ATGGCGGGACGACAGGCCATGTCCGTGACGGCTGCCGTCCGGCTGGCCAATCCCCATTCGTGGGTAGCGGCAGTCTATCCGGCTGTCTTCGGCGAGCTGTACTGCCTGCTGGTCGGCTACGACCTATCGTGGCTCCAGGCCGTTCTCCTGCTGGGGGCGTGCATCCTCATGCAGTCGTCGGTCAATACGCTGAACGATTATTTCGATTTCGTAAAGGGAACGGACACGACGGACGACTTCGTCGAAGTCCACGACGCCGTGCTGGTATACGAAGACATTGCGCCGAAGCAGGCACTGTATTTAGGCCTCGCCTATCTGGCGGCGGCGGCCCTGCTGGTACTGCCGGTCATCATCGGCGCAGGCCCTGCGCCTTGGTGCATCGGCCTTGTCGGCGGCCTCGTCGTCCTGGCCTATTCAGGCGGCAAGACGCCCTTGTCCTACCTGCCCGTAGGCGAGCTCGTCTCCGGCGGCGTCATGGGCGGCCTCATTCCGCTAGGAGTAGCGGCAGCCGTACACGGCATCGTCGATGGCTTGGCTCTGATACTAGCCATTCCCTTCATCATCGGAATCGGCCTGGTCATGATGACCAATAATATCAGCGATATCGAAAAGGACCGGCAGGCCCGGCGCAAGACCCTTCCCGTCGTAGTGGGAAGGCCGAAGGCCGTAAGGCTGTACCGGGCGGCCGTCGTCTGCTGGATCGTGAGCCTCCTCGTCATCCCTGTCTGGTACGGCGGCCTCTCAGGCCTCGTCGTGCCGGCTCTCGCGGCCTTGACGGGCCGGAAGGTCTTTGCCTTCTTGCTGACATCGCCGTTGATTCCGCAGGAGCGGGTGCGGCAGATGAAATGCATCGCCATGGCCAACGTGCTGGGAAACGGCGCGTATTTGATCGGCGCGGCCCTGGCCGTGCTGGCAGGGAGGGCGGTCTGA
- a CDS encoding ubiquinone/menaquinone biosynthesis methyltransferase has product MDSMEKRRRVYRIFQGISQTYDGANRRISLGLEQSWKRGLVEAVALQVPGGGAVLDVCCGTGDIAVAVARRRPDAAVTGLDFSPAMLDVARRKGAALENLTWREGDAMALPFGDDTFSAAAISFGLRNTPDYGAVLTEMTRVVRPGGWVYCLDSFVPDSPLIRPFYDLYFRGVMPLLGGGFRHRREYRWLWQSTRDFLRKRELTALFAAVGLEKVRADSHLFGTCALHSGQKPRYI; this is encoded by the coding sequence ATGGATTCGATGGAAAAACGCAGGCGCGTGTACCGTATCTTCCAGGGCATTTCCCAGACCTACGACGGCGCGAACCGCCGCATCAGCCTGGGGCTGGAGCAATCGTGGAAGCGGGGCCTCGTCGAGGCTGTAGCCTTGCAGGTACCGGGCGGCGGCGCCGTGCTGGACGTCTGCTGCGGCACGGGCGATATTGCCGTAGCCGTAGCAAGGAGGCGGCCTGACGCAGCCGTTACGGGTCTTGATTTCTCGCCAGCCATGCTGGACGTGGCCCGCCGCAAGGGCGCGGCCCTGGAAAACCTGACCTGGCGGGAAGGCGACGCCATGGCCCTTCCCTTTGGAGACGATACGTTTTCGGCGGCGGCCATATCCTTCGGCCTTCGCAACACGCCTGATTACGGCGCGGTCCTGACGGAAATGACCCGCGTCGTTCGCCCCGGCGGCTGGGTATACTGTCTCGATTCCTTTGTACCTGACTCGCCGTTGATTCGACCCTTTTACGACCTGTATTTCCGCGGCGTCATGCCTCTATTGGGCGGTGGCTTCCGCCATCGCAGGGAATACCGGTGGTTGTGGCAGTCTACGCGGGACTTTCTCCGCAAGCGTGAGCTGACGGCCCTCTTTGCCGCCGTCGGCCTGGAGAAGGTCCGCGCTGACAGCCATCTCTTTGGAACCTGCGCGCTGCACAGCGGGCAGAAACCCCGATACATCTGA
- a CDS encoding FAD-dependent oxidoreductase: MSSEEKFDAIVVGGGLAGSAAALTMAKAGLDVMLIERGKFCGSKNSSGGRIYGHSLERLIPNFAEEAPIERKITQERLSLMTEGGALSFQYNSDKLQNLKYPSYSVLRSKFDKWMAEKAEEAGVMLLEGFRVDKVLVDENGKATGVVCGDEEFDADVIVLADGVNSLLAQQLGMKQELDPKDVAVGVKEVIYLGEDVINERFGLQGDEGAAWMIAGDPTGGNLGGGFIYTNKDSLSLGIVTTISDIGRVDVSVPDMVERMKNHPSIAPFIKGGKLTEYSAHLVTEGGLKMMPELVRDGVIVAGDAAAMVVNLGYTVRGMDLAIESGRLAGEAVVRAKAREDFSATSLSYYKQLLDESFIMKLMKQYQNLPGLLEDHIIFNDVPKMADEFAGMVYKVDGGSPVALPMIALTVLANNGGLNGLFDLGKKAWEAM; the protein is encoded by the coding sequence ATGAGTAGTGAAGAAAAATTTGATGCTATCGTTGTTGGCGGTGGCTTGGCCGGTTCGGCGGCAGCCCTGACTATGGCAAAAGCCGGACTCGACGTTATGTTGATTGAACGCGGCAAATTCTGCGGCTCTAAGAACTCCAGCGGCGGCCGTATTTACGGTCACAGCCTGGAACGCCTGATTCCGAACTTTGCCGAAGAAGCTCCCATCGAACGCAAGATTACCCAGGAACGCCTGTCCCTCATGACGGAAGGCGGTGCCTTGAGCTTCCAGTACAATTCCGATAAGCTGCAGAACCTGAAATATCCGTCCTATTCCGTACTCCGCTCCAAATTCGACAAATGGATGGCTGAAAAAGCGGAAGAAGCCGGTGTCATGCTTCTCGAAGGCTTCCGCGTAGACAAGGTCCTCGTCGATGAAAACGGCAAGGCGACGGGCGTCGTCTGCGGCGACGAAGAATTCGACGCCGACGTCATCGTATTGGCCGACGGCGTAAACTCCCTGCTGGCACAGCAGCTGGGCATGAAACAGGAACTGGACCCGAAGGACGTAGCCGTAGGAGTAAAAGAAGTCATTTATCTCGGCGAAGACGTCATTAACGAACGCTTCGGCCTCCAGGGCGACGAAGGCGCGGCCTGGATGATCGCCGGCGACCCGACAGGCGGCAACCTCGGCGGCGGCTTCATCTACACCAATAAAGACAGCTTGTCCCTGGGCATCGTTACGACGATCAGCGACATCGGCCGCGTAGACGTCAGCGTCCCCGACATGGTAGAACGCATGAAGAATCATCCGTCCATCGCTCCCTTTATCAAAGGCGGCAAGCTGACGGAATATTCGGCTCACCTCGTTACGGAAGGCGGCCTCAAGATGATGCCCGAACTCGTACGGGACGGCGTAATCGTAGCCGGCGACGCAGCCGCTATGGTCGTCAACCTGGGCTACACGGTCCGCGGCATGGACCTGGCTATCGAATCGGGCCGTCTGGCCGGCGAAGCCGTCGTCCGGGCTAAGGCAAGAGAAGACTTCTCGGCGACAAGCTTGTCGTACTACAAACAGCTTCTCGACGAAAGCTTCATCATGAAGCTCATGAAACAATATCAGAACCTGCCGGGCCTCTTGGAAGACCACATCATCTTCAACGACGTTCCGAAGATGGCCGACGAATTTGCCGGCATGGTCTACAAAGTAGACGGCGGCTCGCCTGTTGCCCTGCCGATGATCGCCTTGACTGTCTTGGCTAACAACGGCGGCTTGAACGGACTCTTTGATCTTGGCAAAAAAGCTTGGGAGGCGATGTAA
- a CDS encoding 4Fe-4S dicluster domain-containing protein: protein MAKMSVDDKLGVVKFVTDEHESHIEINEDYQDEAEIKRLVMACPAELYKYTDGKLVFNHEGCLECGTCRVISGGKGVKSWNHPKGAMGVEYHHG, encoded by the coding sequence ATGGCAAAAATGAGCGTAGACGATAAACTCGGCGTAGTTAAATTCGTGACGGACGAACACGAATCCCATATTGAAATCAACGAAGATTATCAGGATGAAGCGGAAATCAAACGCTTGGTCATGGCTTGTCCGGCTGAATTGTACAAATACACAGACGGCAAATTGGTCTTCAACCATGAAGGCTGCCTGGAATGCGGCACGTGCCGCGTCATTTCCGGCGGCAAGGGCGTCAAGAGCTGGAATCATCCGAAAGGCGCTATGGGCGTAGAATATCATCACGGTTAA
- a CDS encoding DUF362 domain-containing protein: protein MHVISDECVKCGSCAGACPTGAIEEGETKYVITDACIDCGSCESVCPTGAISAE from the coding sequence ATGCATGTAATTTCTGACGAATGCGTAAAATGCGGTTCCTGCGCAGGCGCTTGCCCGACTGGTGCTATCGAAGAAGGCGAAACGAAGTACGTTATCACTGACGCTTGCATCGATTGCGGTTCTTGCGAATCCGTATGTCCGACTGGTGCTATCTCTGCTGAATAA
- the lspA gene encoding signal peptidase II translates to MQVWYIALVIIALDQGSKWLIQQGMTLHESIPVIPGFFHITYILNRGAAFGILENQRWLFLIMAILLFVLYAVFRKKLPEHRAVQAGAGMLLGGAFGNALDRFLHGAVVDFFDFRIWPVFNIADIGIVVGVCLLLWYSWTHISE, encoded by the coding sequence GTGCAGGTATGGTATATCGCCCTGGTAATCATCGCGTTGGACCAGGGAAGCAAATGGCTGATTCAGCAAGGAATGACGCTTCATGAATCGATTCCGGTCATTCCGGGATTTTTTCATATTACATATATTTTAAACAGAGGCGCGGCGTTTGGTATTTTAGAAAATCAACGCTGGCTTTTTCTGATTATGGCAATACTATTGTTTGTATTGTACGCTGTATTTCGCAAGAAGCTGCCGGAGCATCGGGCGGTGCAGGCCGGCGCGGGCATGCTCCTGGGAGGCGCCTTCGGCAACGCCTTGGACCGCTTTCTGCACGGAGCTGTCGTCGACTTTTTCGATTTCCGCATCTGGCCAGTGTTCAACATCGCCGATATCGGCATCGTCGTCGGCGTATGCCTGCTGCTGTGGTACAGCTGGACACATATTTCTGAGTAA
- a CDS encoding RluA family pseudouridine synthase, with translation MDEIRVTVTEEWADTRLDVYMAKTMDISRSFAQQLVETGDVLVNGKAAKSNRRLSEGDEVAVTMEQPAELQAVPEDIPLNIVYEDKDIIVVNKARGMVVHPAAGNPDGTLVNALLYHCRGELSGINGVIRPGIVHRLDKDTSGVMVAAKNDEAHKGLAAQIKAHSARRTYWALVHGNIAEEKGIVDGPIGRHPKDRIKMAVTFKGGREAVTHFRVLKRYGEYTWIECKLETGRTHQIRVHMAYIGHPVVNDPLYGYKKDDFPIEGQALHSHCLDLVHPVTGEAMHFEAPMPDDFAACLHRAEQHR, from the coding sequence ATGGATGAAATACGAGTAACCGTAACGGAAGAATGGGCCGATACGCGGCTGGACGTCTATATGGCCAAGACGATGGATATATCCCGCAGCTTCGCCCAGCAGCTTGTCGAAACGGGCGATGTGCTGGTCAACGGCAAGGCGGCCAAGAGCAACCGCCGCCTGAGCGAAGGGGACGAAGTAGCCGTGACGATGGAGCAGCCGGCAGAGCTGCAGGCCGTGCCGGAAGATATCCCCCTGAATATCGTATACGAAGACAAGGACATCATCGTCGTCAATAAGGCCCGGGGCATGGTCGTCCATCCGGCGGCGGGAAATCCCGACGGCACGCTGGTCAACGCCCTGCTGTACCACTGCCGCGGCGAGCTGTCCGGCATCAACGGCGTCATACGCCCGGGCATCGTCCACCGCCTGGACAAGGATACGTCGGGCGTCATGGTGGCTGCGAAAAACGACGAAGCTCATAAGGGACTGGCCGCGCAGATCAAAGCCCATTCGGCCCGCCGTACCTATTGGGCCCTCGTCCACGGCAACATTGCCGAAGAAAAGGGCATCGTCGACGGCCCCATCGGCCGCCATCCCAAGGACCGGATCAAGATGGCCGTCACCTTTAAGGGCGGCCGCGAAGCCGTGACCCATTTCCGCGTCCTCAAGCGCTACGGCGAGTACACCTGGATTGAATGCAAGCTGGAGACGGGACGGACCCACCAGATCCGCGTCCATATGGCCTACATCGGCCATCCCGTCGTCAACGATCCCTTGTACGGCTATAAAAAAGATGATTTTCCCATTGAGGGGCAGGCCCTTCATTCCCATTGCCTGGACCTGGTCCATCCCGTCACGGGCGAGGCCATGCACTTCGAAGCGCCTATGCCCGACGATTTTGCAGCGTGCCTGCACCGTGCCGAACAGCACAGATAA
- the pyrR gene encoding bifunctional pyr operon transcriptional regulator/uracil phosphoribosyltransferase PyrR, protein MWKEKNLLMDEKAMGRAIRRIAHEIIERNKGLDNTVLVGIHTRGVPLAKRLAAELSAIEGLAVPVYDLDISAYRDDAKKTSINMVAKGQTRFDADGKTVILVDDVLFTGRTVRSALNAIMELGRPRYIELAVLVDRGHRELPIRADYVGKNVPTSRREDISVQLREVDGQEQVVLREQI, encoded by the coding sequence ATGTGGAAAGAAAAAAATCTGCTCATGGATGAGAAAGCCATGGGCCGGGCGATTCGCCGCATTGCCCACGAAATCATCGAACGGAACAAAGGGCTGGACAATACGGTTCTCGTCGGCATTCATACCCGGGGCGTACCGCTGGCCAAACGGCTGGCAGCGGAGCTGTCGGCTATTGAAGGCCTGGCCGTACCGGTCTATGACCTGGATATTTCCGCCTATCGCGACGACGCCAAAAAGACGTCCATCAACATGGTCGCCAAAGGGCAGACCCGCTTCGACGCCGACGGCAAGACGGTCATTTTAGTCGACGACGTCCTCTTTACGGGACGGACGGTCCGCTCGGCCCTGAATGCCATCATGGAGCTGGGCCGGCCCCGCTACATCGAGCTGGCCGTCCTCGTCGACAGGGGGCACCGCGAGCTGCCGATCCGCGCCGATTACGTGGGGAAAAACGTGCCGACGTCGCGGCGCGAGGACATTTCCGTCCAGCTGCGCGAAGTAGACGGGCAGGAACAGGTCGTCCTGCGGGAACAAATCTGA
- a CDS encoding alpha/beta hydrolase yields the protein MKGRSRNYIIMALLGLSVLGFGGLAAAADIAEHAPHLIADATLPPGDMSRGADNFYVSDKVDGKTVTFTDIYDMKVAGNLFVPKTLKAGQKLPAIIVGHPMGAVKEQSASLYAQKMAEQGYVTLAIDLPYWGESEGMPRNSVNPDTYAEAFSAAADYLGTRDFVDRDNMGVIGICGSGSFAISAAKIDPRLKAIATVSMYNMGDANRHGLHHSVSLEQRKAIIAQAAQQRYVEFEGGERQYTSGTTHELTEDTDPIQREFYDYYRTSRGSYTTPGEDPAHTTHPTLTTNVKFMNFYPFNDLDLISPRPMLFIAGANAHSREFSEDAYRLASEPKELYIVPNAGHVDLYDRTDVIPFGKLTQFFNHYLKN from the coding sequence ATGAAAGGACGAAGCAGAAACTATATTATCATGGCCTTGTTAGGCCTATCCGTTTTAGGATTCGGCGGGCTGGCCGCCGCGGCCGATATAGCGGAACACGCGCCGCATTTGATAGCCGATGCGACCCTGCCGCCCGGCGATATGTCCCGCGGAGCCGATAATTTCTACGTCAGCGACAAGGTGGACGGCAAAACCGTGACGTTTACCGATATATACGATATGAAGGTCGCCGGAAATCTCTTCGTTCCTAAGACGCTGAAAGCCGGACAGAAGCTGCCGGCCATTATCGTCGGCCATCCTATGGGAGCCGTGAAGGAGCAGAGCGCCAGCCTGTACGCCCAGAAAATGGCTGAACAGGGCTATGTGACATTGGCTATCGACCTGCCCTACTGGGGTGAAAGCGAAGGGATGCCGCGCAACAGCGTCAATCCCGATACCTATGCCGAAGCCTTCAGCGCCGCCGCCGACTACCTCGGCACCCGCGATTTCGTAGACCGGGACAACATGGGTGTCATCGGCATCTGCGGCAGTGGCAGCTTCGCCATCAGCGCGGCGAAAATCGACCCGCGCCTCAAGGCTATCGCAACGGTCAGCATGTATAATATGGGCGATGCCAACCGCCACGGCCTCCATCATTCCGTGTCGCTGGAGCAGCGTAAGGCGATCATCGCCCAGGCGGCCCAGCAGCGCTATGTCGAATTTGAAGGCGGCGAACGACAATATACGAGCGGCACGACCCACGAGCTGACGGAGGATACGGACCCGATTCAGCGCGAATTCTACGATTACTACCGCACGTCCCGCGGCTCGTATACGACGCCCGGCGAAGACCCGGCTCACACGACCCACCCGACGCTGACGACAAACGTGAAGTTCATGAATTTCTATCCCTTCAACGACTTGGATTTGATTTCGCCGCGGCCCATGCTGTTCATCGCCGGAGCCAACGCCCATTCCCGTGAATTCAGCGAAGACGCGTATCGTTTGGCGAGCGAACCGAAGGAGCTGTACATCGTCCCCAATGCAGGCCATGTCGATTTGTATGACAGGACCGACGTCATCCCCTTCGGCAAGCTGACCCAGTTTTTCAATCACTATTTAAAGAACTAA